From a single Haloarcula sp. DT43 genomic region:
- a CDS encoding isocitrate/isopropylmalate dehydrogenase family protein encodes MTHEIAVIPGDGIGQEVTPAAVEVLEALDAVDFDFVEGEAGDAVKAETGEALPQETRDLAADADATLFGAAGETAADVILPLRQVVGSFANVRPARSYPGLDAVQPDTDIVFIRENTEGVYKGIESEIADGVTTCTRVITEDASEKIAEYGFSYAKQNGYDDVTIAHKANVMRTTDGLFLDAASAVGDDRGASYDTALMDALAMHLVMNPQDYGVVICPNLAGDMLSDLAAGLVGGLGLLPSANVGEDNALFEPVHGSAPDIAGEGVANPSAMILSAAMLLDHLGYDEQADAVRSAVEAVLDSGPRTPDLGGDASTEDVTATVIDEL; translated from the coding sequence ATGACACACGAGATAGCCGTCATCCCCGGCGACGGAATCGGACAGGAGGTTACCCCCGCCGCGGTCGAGGTACTGGAGGCGCTCGACGCGGTCGACTTCGACTTCGTCGAGGGCGAGGCCGGCGACGCCGTCAAGGCGGAGACGGGCGAGGCGCTCCCACAGGAGACGCGCGACCTGGCGGCCGACGCCGACGCGACGCTGTTCGGCGCGGCCGGCGAGACGGCGGCCGACGTGATTCTGCCGCTGCGACAGGTCGTCGGCTCGTTCGCCAACGTCCGCCCGGCCCGCTCGTACCCGGGGCTGGACGCCGTCCAGCCCGACACCGACATCGTGTTCATCCGGGAGAACACCGAGGGCGTCTACAAGGGCATCGAGAGCGAAATCGCCGACGGCGTCACCACCTGCACGCGGGTCATCACCGAGGACGCCTCCGAGAAAATCGCCGAGTACGGGTTCAGTTACGCGAAGCAGAACGGCTACGACGACGTGACCATCGCTCACAAGGCCAACGTCATGCGGACCACCGACGGTCTGTTCCTCGATGCGGCCTCGGCGGTCGGCGACGACCGCGGGGCGTCCTACGACACCGCGCTGATGGACGCGCTGGCGATGCATCTCGTGATGAACCCTCAGGACTACGGCGTCGTCATCTGTCCGAACCTCGCCGGCGACATGCTGTCGGACCTCGCGGCGGGCCTCGTCGGCGGCCTCGGTCTGCTGCCGTCGGCTAACGTCGGCGAAGACAACGCGCTGTTCGAACCGGTCCACGGCTCCGCGCCGGACATCGCCGGCGAGGGTGTCGCCAACCCCTCGGCGATGATTCTCTCCGCCGCGATGCTGCTCGACCACCTGGGCTACGACGAACAGGCCGACGCCGTCCGGTCGGCCGTCGAGGCCGTTCTCGATTCGGGGCCGCGGACGCCGGACCTGGGCGGCGACGCCTCCACCGAGGACGTGACCGCGACCGTCATTGACGAGCTGTAG
- the glpR gene encoding HTH-type transcriptional regulator GlpR: MLPAERKRTIVQLVTERDGCSVSELAAELEFSKATIRRDLRDLESEGRIERSHGGAVPASSVGTERPYGQREVEHYAEKQAIAERAAQEVREGQVVCFDAGSTTMEVARAVPDTDYVAATNMPDLATELAEHEVDAKLTGGSLRPRTRALVGPTAERAIERMNFDLLFLGTNALDSAAGLSTPNEDEAAVKELMVERARRVVLVADASKFGDRSFVSFADLDQVDLLVTDASPSGALATALADADVPVEEVST, translated from the coding sequence ATGCTCCCGGCCGAGCGAAAGCGCACTATCGTCCAGTTGGTGACAGAGCGAGACGGCTGTTCAGTGTCTGAGCTGGCCGCGGAACTGGAGTTCTCGAAGGCGACCATCCGTCGGGACCTCCGGGACCTGGAGTCGGAAGGCCGGATAGAGCGGTCACACGGCGGCGCGGTGCCGGCCTCGTCGGTCGGGACCGAGCGCCCGTACGGCCAGCGCGAGGTCGAACACTACGCCGAGAAGCAAGCGATTGCGGAGCGGGCCGCCCAGGAGGTCCGCGAGGGCCAGGTGGTCTGTTTCGACGCGGGGTCGACGACGATGGAAGTGGCTCGCGCGGTTCCGGACACCGACTACGTGGCGGCGACGAACATGCCCGACCTCGCCACGGAGCTCGCCGAGCACGAGGTCGACGCCAAACTCACCGGGGGGAGCCTGCGGCCCCGAACCCGCGCGCTCGTCGGCCCGACGGCCGAGCGTGCCATAGAGCGGATGAACTTCGACCTGCTGTTCCTGGGGACCAACGCTCTCGACAGCGCCGCCGGGCTGTCGACGCCCAACGAGGACGAGGCGGCCGTCAAGGAACTGATGGTCGAACGCGCTCGCCGGGTCGTGCTGGTCGCCGACGCGTCGAAGTTCGGCGACCGGAGCTTCGTCAGTTTCGCCGACCTGGACCAGGTCGATTTGCTCGTCACCGACGCCAGCCCGTCGGGGGCACTCGCCACAGCCCTCGCGGACGCCGACGTGCCCGTCGAGGAGGTCAGCACATGA
- the pfkB gene encoding 1-phosphofructokinase, giving the protein MIVTVTYNPAVDQTVQFEEQMAPDRVMRADSAQFDAGGKGINAAQLLTAMDRPCVATGLLGGFTGTFIRETLQEDGVGTAFVDVDGTTRLNTTAIAAAEEYKLNQTGPTVEASVVDDLLDRVAAQDPDRVLVGGSLPPGLSPEAIDRIAAGGDWETVVDTGGDVLRDLDAQYGLCKPNRAELGDATGADVSTVEGCADAADAFRERGFDRVLASLGPDGAVLVGDAGRLYAEALDVDVVDTVGAGDALLSGVLSAWEAGADDETALRTGVAVSAQVVQRAGTAVPDLDDIETLRDGVTVRRL; this is encoded by the coding sequence ATGATTGTCACCGTCACCTACAACCCCGCGGTCGACCAGACCGTCCAGTTCGAGGAACAGATGGCCCCCGACCGCGTCATGCGGGCCGACAGCGCGCAGTTCGACGCGGGCGGGAAGGGAATCAACGCCGCGCAACTGCTCACCGCGATGGACCGGCCCTGCGTCGCGACGGGGCTGCTGGGCGGGTTCACCGGCACGTTCATCAGAGAGACGCTACAGGAAGACGGCGTCGGGACGGCCTTCGTCGACGTGGACGGGACGACCCGGCTCAACACCACCGCTATCGCGGCCGCGGAGGAGTACAAACTGAACCAGACCGGACCGACCGTCGAGGCGTCGGTCGTCGACGACCTGCTTGATCGCGTCGCGGCACAGGACCCCGACCGCGTGCTCGTCGGTGGGAGCCTACCGCCGGGGCTGTCCCCCGAGGCCATCGACCGCATCGCGGCCGGCGGCGACTGGGAGACTGTCGTCGACACCGGCGGCGACGTGCTCCGGGACCTCGACGCGCAGTACGGGCTCTGCAAGCCGAACCGCGCCGAACTCGGCGACGCGACCGGGGCCGACGTCTCCACCGTCGAGGGGTGTGCGGACGCGGCCGACGCGTTCCGGGAGCGAGGCTTCGACCGCGTGCTGGCCTCCCTCGGCCCGGACGGCGCGGTCCTCGTCGGCGACGCGGGCCGGCTGTACGCCGAAGCGCTCGACGTCGACGTCGTCGACACCGTCGGGGCCGGCGACGCGCTCCTCTCGGGCGTCCTGAGCGCCTGGGAGGCCGGCGCGGACGACGAGACGGCGCTCCGGACCGGCGTCGCCGTCTCCGCACAGGTCGTCCAGCGGGCCGGCACGGCCGTCCCCGACCTGGACGACATCGAAACGCTCCGGGACGGCGTGACGGTGCGGCGGCTGTAG
- a CDS encoding class I fructose-bisphosphate aldolase, translating into MRPLGDSPLVRNDKTLVLAHDHGLEHGPKQFSGVEERLDPREVFEMATHDAVTALAVGKGLAETYYPSYEDDVNLLAKLNGGSDLWMGDPYSPQNWSVDYAAELGADAIGYTIYPGVNRETDMFEDFRPVQENARDHDLPIAMWSYPRGQAIKEHRSPSTIAYAARIGLELGADFTKVKYPRDKEAMAHAVRSAADNRVLLSGGSKTSDRDFLELVEDCMDVGVAGLAVGRNVWQRDDPYDILDKLEGVIFEDATADDVL; encoded by the coding sequence ATGCGACCACTGGGTGACTCACCGCTCGTACGGAACGACAAGACGCTCGTGCTGGCACACGACCACGGGCTGGAACACGGTCCCAAGCAGTTCAGCGGCGTCGAGGAGCGCCTCGACCCCCGCGAGGTGTTCGAGATGGCGACCCACGACGCCGTGACGGCCCTGGCCGTCGGCAAGGGCCTCGCCGAGACGTACTACCCGAGCTACGAGGACGACGTGAACCTGCTGGCGAAGCTCAACGGCGGCTCGGACCTCTGGATGGGCGACCCGTACTCGCCCCAGAACTGGTCAGTCGACTACGCGGCCGAGCTCGGTGCCGACGCCATCGGCTACACCATCTACCCCGGCGTCAACCGCGAGACCGACATGTTCGAGGACTTCCGGCCGGTCCAGGAGAACGCCCGCGACCACGACCTCCCCATCGCCATGTGGTCGTACCCGCGCGGCCAGGCCATCAAGGAGCACCGCAGTCCCTCCACCATCGCCTACGCGGCCCGAATCGGCCTCGAACTCGGCGCTGACTTCACGAAGGTCAAGTACCCACGCGACAAGGAGGCGATGGCCCACGCCGTCCGCTCGGCCGCCGACAACCGCGTCCTGCTCTCGGGCGGGTCGAAAACCTCCGACCGTGACTTCCTCGAACTCGTCGAAGACTGCATGGACGTCGGCGTCGCCGGCCTCGCCGTCGGCCGCAACGTCTGGCAGCGCGACGACCCCTACGACATCCTCGACAAGCTCGAAGGCGTCATCTTCGAGGACGCGACCGCCGACGACGTCCTGTAG
- a CDS encoding DUF7557 family protein codes for MPSVELDAETVDRLDDLRVEDESYDDIVTELINIYEAEELTLFHGGDEY; via the coding sequence ATGCCATCCGTGGAGCTAGACGCCGAGACGGTGGACCGCCTCGACGACCTGCGCGTCGAGGACGAATCGTACGACGACATCGTGACGGAGCTCATCAACATCTACGAGGCCGAGGAGCTGACGCTGTTCCACGGCGGCGACGAGTACTAA
- a CDS encoding DUF5799 family protein translates to MSDSDWTDRIAGERMAVDQRFNEQVKASSFSSQQWGLVMTAVEFEIENPGDPDAARIVADTSKLSSVMPEMERVANQGPMGGPGGDQGGSGGGLLSGVKDALGLGGSGGGTKEQEEEAAQLAQAYAEKLQEKLESNGRWQSVCEQAQG, encoded by the coding sequence ATGAGTGACTCAGACTGGACCGACCGCATCGCCGGCGAACGGATGGCGGTCGACCAACGGTTCAACGAGCAGGTCAAAGCGTCGTCGTTCTCCAGCCAGCAGTGGGGGCTGGTGATGACTGCCGTCGAGTTCGAAATCGAGAACCCGGGCGACCCTGACGCCGCACGTATCGTCGCCGACACGTCGAAACTCTCCAGCGTCATGCCGGAGATGGAACGGGTGGCGAACCAGGGGCCGATGGGCGGCCCCGGCGGCGACCAGGGCGGCTCCGGGGGCGGCCTCCTCTCGGGCGTCAAGGACGCGCTCGGCCTGGGCGGGTCCGGCGGCGGGACCAAGGAACAGGAGGAGGAGGCGGCACAGCTCGCACAGGCGTACGCGGAGAAGCTACAGGAGAAACTGGAGTCGAACGGGCGCTGGCAGTCCGTCTGTGAGCAGGCCCAGGGTTAG
- a CDS encoding OsmC family protein, which translates to MADIEVESTCEEGYTVESVINGEWELVVDALSENGPSPNEVLAADYASCYIPALRVAADKYGHGDIGTVDVEVAAELDEDDDLESIDFHVEVEASLADEEQDIVELAEDICHVHSALREDLHADISIESGV; encoded by the coding sequence ATGGCAGACATCGAAGTCGAGAGCACCTGCGAGGAAGGGTACACGGTAGAGAGTGTCATCAACGGCGAGTGGGAGCTCGTCGTCGACGCGCTGAGCGAGAACGGCCCGTCGCCGAACGAGGTGCTGGCGGCCGACTACGCCTCCTGTTACATCCCGGCGCTACGCGTCGCCGCCGACAAGTACGGTCACGGAGACATCGGGACCGTCGACGTCGAGGTCGCCGCGGAACTCGACGAGGACGACGACCTGGAGTCCATCGACTTCCACGTCGAGGTCGAGGCGTCACTGGCCGACGAGGAACAGGACATCGTCGAACTCGCGGAGGATATCTGTCACGTCCACTCGGCGCTACGGGAGGACCTGCACGCCGATATCTCCATCGAGTCTGGCGTCTGA